AGTAACCGGAAACTAGTAAGAGAAAAATAAtgggtatttaattatttaaagaaacCGAAAATATTTGGAATTACCTGTCCATCATGAGCCTTTCCCAATGTTCACTGTTAGAAGTGTTGAGGAAACTTTCTTCTTCAATAAGGCTTGTGTTTGGATATGTTACTCTATTCATTCTAGACATCAtagatttagttaaataaactgCCATAATTATTGACTAATCTAACGTGGAACAGCTTTGGTAGGCTAAATACTGTGTTAAACTTTTCTTCAATGTCGCAAAGTTCACTTtatggtatatataaatatacagtttCTTCGATTAGAGTAAAAACCATTAGaccattatattataaataaatctaaaaaaataattcactaGACACAACACAAAACAGTAAgagtaggtaaaaaaaacacCGTCAAGATTTTTTTGCGATTGGCCTCTTTGTTTATGACTCTGACATGCAGCTTTTTTGAGTTAGCCTCACTTTGCGTGTCATAACAATGAGTATATAAACACTATATACTCATTgttatgttattgtattttatcGTGTACAACTCAAGAAATATTAAGCGAAGGTTCAAGTTTAGTAGCTACCACGTAGGCGTCATCATAACACACGAGTAACACTATAgagtataatatttactttgccGAGGTAATTGGTTCATCTCAACAAGAATGAGCCAATGACTAAAGATTAAAGAAAGGGATAGATGGTGCATAGTATTTTGATCTGAGGCATCTTTGACATGTTTTGACATTTAAACATATAccagaaaataaatacatttaaaaaagtcaactaaaaacaataatagttttacaaaataaatttctttttctGTACTCTAAcgtgttaaattaaataaaaacgttatcgaaaaacattaattacctGGAAGATAACTAAAAATTGACTATTTGTATTTGCTGTTCAATAttgttaattgattttttttcctataaGAAAGGAAAAGCACTAACAAAGTTTTTGTAATATCTGACGATGAGttctattttgttattaaaatcaatgttatTCGCAAGTGTCTTGCAaaagacaaagaaacaaaaaaagaaaattaaagctAAAAAATCGTAAGTGTTTATTCAGCTAGATACCATAAGAAGTGtagtttttttgataaatgttgCTGATATTTAGCTTATAAACTAtgtaatttgtaaatataaatttaagtacACTTCtatctgtaaattttatttaaataaacctataAAATTTGTCTTTTGACAAATAATAATTGAGTAGCATCACTGGTCAAAAAAGATATTcttctattttaaaaactcaaaaaacaTGGAAAGTTGTCAAGTACACAAACAAGATTAGGAACTTCTGAATTTGATTCTACATTCCAATGTGTTTTTGTGGACAGTCCACAAAGATATAGTGACTGTTAATttaccttttattatttaattttttctttgcattattttattttttaatgatagaaaaatattcaatgttttaGTGCTGCAGTTAAGAGCATATGCCCAGAAATGTGCCGTGTGTGCAATCTGGAAGTAGGAATTGttccaatttttaaaaactgtttacAACCAAATATAGCTAATGAAATTGAGAACTTTGGAGGAGTAAGGGTGAGTCTTAATCagaattttttaaagaatttgttttaaatatttgtaaaaaatttgtttgcttatatatatatatattatattcttttacaGATAAGTAAAAAGGATAAATTATCAAAACAGTTGTGTCAAAAGTGTTTAGATTTATTAAATGGATGCATTACTTTTAGAGAAATGTGCCAAAGAAACAACAATGAAGTGATTGAACTTTCTATCAAAAAAggtaatattatgaagaatTAATTTTCTCTCTGCCACTTTATATAGTTTACAAAATAGTGGCCACAAATAATAATTGGATAAATCTCTAGCTCTTTTTTAGCTCTATTTGTAATAAGTATTGTATGAGACAAAATTTACAACACATCAGATAAATTTTTTGATCATCTTCTAATAACAAAGCAAGATAGCTTAGGGATGATTCCCCATGAGTCATATCTGGCTATCCAGTATTTATGCTGTCTTTTTGATTGTTTGATTAGCAAGCTTTATTGTGTACTTAAAACTGTTTCTTTTATCCTACTTAtcaagtatatacatatatattaggttggggaaaaagtttcttcgcattttttaagaaaattcaaaatattttttaatatagtttattttaatttaactagagtatgtaggtaccattttgttcgataactttttgccatcttgtaggtagggacataatcctattgctatagaaattttggggcttctgatcaaaaaaccgggacaagtagttttggcagtcctcttgTGATGTTAACCTTACACTGCCTACCTCTCAAGAGACCAAAACAGGCGGAAACCTGAAGGTGCAAAGTCAGGATTATACGGCAAGATGtattaacacctcccagccaaactcccTTAATTTTTGCGGCTTGCGttttatttaaccttttttgtagtaaaatttcttcattacatttactcatcttcacagtaggtacgaaaaacaaataaaaatcacacattttcctaatttgaatttggaattatcttctttaaaattttaatttgaaaatttttaattgtaattaatgataccaaaaccagccagatacaaatagtatagccaaatagattttattacaagttcatacatactataatgcaaAAAGACtatttccccaacctattatataTGCCAAAGTTTTACTGGTgctcttcaataaataaacctaaaacTATAATACTAATTAGGCCCAAATATCGCATTATGGTAATTTAAGCCTGGTTAAACATGACATTGACTGTAAAAGTCAATCTTTCAAATAGTAGTTTCAGCTATGTACATTTGATTTCTTTAGGTATCTTTCCCTCTACAGCTTCTAGGCTATTAAGGTTTTGAATTGTTCCcgttattgatttaaatatttattttgcatggTAATAATTCAATCAGCTCTAATCTTTACATCTTTAACATATTTTACTAGCTACTATTAGATGTtttgttaagttatttttagtttatttaacttatttgttACAGAgactgaaattaataattatttggaaGACACTTTGGCATTACCAGAGAGTGATGACTCATTTAATATACCTTCTCCAGAAGTGTCAGAAgataataatttagaaatttgggGATGTACAGCATGTAGTAAGAATTTCCCTGACTTGGTAGGTAAATGTAAAACCTTtacctttataattttattttttacataggatttaagtataaaaatttgaGGAAATATTATCTGAAAGGGTTTATCTGTACGCTCAGAGCTATTAATTATGAACTAGCTGTTGACTGTGTTCTTTGTCTGCGTTTAtgacagttttttacaaatccactGGGAGCCGTTTTTTTCCCCTGAAATGTAGCCTTTgctactctccatccttttaattaactctatgccaataatCAATTCTATTTGTTGTAGTTAGGTTGTGGATGaaggaaaaaaaactaacaaacacttttgcttttataatattagtaaagattttaaactacaaTCTCCAACTTAGATACCAGCACATAATATATGATCCTTACatatgaaattggcgttttgtAAGGTAGGAATATAAAGactatttgtattatatatcatttatttatttaatcaaagtaTGTACCATTgttatttatgcaattttgcCATCTCATAGGTAGTTAATTGATCcatttacgcttttataatagattaaatatgcCCCATCGGAGTTGAATTTTGTCCCTTGCAAAAGATTATtcaaatttggaaaaaaatggTAACCTGTTGGAGCAAGGTCCGGGGAGTATGGTGGATTGAAGCTTCTCTAATTTGGTAGCCATCTGTTGTGCAGTGTTTGGTCTTGTGTTGTCCTGAAGCAGCAGTGGCCTTGAGGGTTTGACCAGCCTCGGTTGTTTAGCACCTAGCTTTTCCATCATGGTTCGCAGTTGCTGACAACAGACATCCGCCGTAATCGTCTGGCCAAATTTAAGAAAGCTGTAGTGAACGATACCGGCACTAGTCCACCAAACGATCACAAGTAATTCTTTTTGAGTCAATTTACGCTTGGGGCAGGATTAGGCTGGTTCGCCTGAATTCAGCCATTGCGATGAGCGTTTGGGATTATCGTATAGGATCAACTTTTTATAACATGTGATTCGATTTAAAATCCCTTCATTATTGTACCGGTTGAGTAATGTAACACTGCAGACAAGGCGCTTTTGTCGGTTTGCTGCACTCAGTTATTACGAACACCGCAGCCTGCAGCTGGCTTGGACGTTGTTTGCGATGGCTCCGCTTGCACAATAGCCTTCAATTCTTCAACTACTTTGGTCTCCGGCAGTCAACGGGGCTTGTTCTGCTAATTGAAATTTCCAGAACGAAAGTCTTACATATCAATAATCCGTTTAACCGTTTCTGCAGCAATGCTGCCACGATGGAACTCGTACTCGTAAATAAAGCGATATTTCAGGTTTCCGTTTTTGTAAACTGAATGACGAGAGAAAAACCAAAAGAGAAAAGAACTTATAAATAAGGGTTTTCAAAACACAAAAGCATGAGTTAATTAATAgctgtataaattttaaattggaacTCCTTACCAAAGAATTTCATATATTaagacataatatataaataatacttatttatatattgtcttAATATATGTAGATAGTTTTCAACTTCTTACAACGGAACCATTGGACGTACCGGTGCGCCAGCACAGCCTAGTGCGCATAGGCTGTGTGATATCGCACTTCTCAGCACCCCATTTTTCTTTGCACTGTTTATATACCGAGTTGACTCACTTTGACACACTcacatattatattcataacgcAGATAAAATCTTTCAAGTACATACACTACAGTAACATCCCTCTAGGATAAGTAGCTAAAGAATGTAATCATGAGTTTCTGTAAAATCATTGAATCAGCGGGCTATCATAAGAACAGACTAGATAAATATCATAAGAAAAAGAAGCAATCTATTTTAAAACAGTAATCGGTTCTTTGAAAATTTCGCCATGATCGGTACggtggttgagccgaacatttataatatagtctCTGCCACGTGAACTGATGAAAGTATACTACTATCCTAAAATCAGTTAGTGCACTAGTCCTTTATAATGtactatacaatatattataagtttgcaaaactaatgaaaattttaacatGAATTAAATTACAGGATTCATACAATGCCCATTTTCCAGAATGCATTGAAAATAAACAGAGTTCCAACAAAAGTAAAACGCCCAAAGAAAAGACTAGAAATGAATTTCTCTGTGATATTTGCGGAAAAGTTACTCGCTCAAATGCAAATCTTATAGTGCATATGTATGTATCTTACAAATTAACTAGTTTATATACTTTGAgttgatacatttttatactttGAGTTTTAGAGCCAGAGATCGCCAAGGCGTAGGACAGAGCATCTTTATCTTTACCCAGCGTAAATTTAAAGTTGATACAGATTCGAAAGTTTAAAGATTAACGTGGGAAATCTGCTTTGATCTGTTGGCTGTATCTTCTTATTACTATTAGTTAACTTTGAATTACTGTTGTGTAGTGGTAAGAATGCTGCGGCTCGCCGACCCCATTGTCGATGAGTGGCAATTAGACGTTGTTTAGTTACAATCGTTGTACAATATCTGTAATCCCGTAGAACTAAAATGTTTGTAGCTCTGAATTAGCTTCCATGCTTTTCCTATACGCATTTCCATATCCTTTGTTTTTTACTGATATAATTTGACCAACATATCCGTATTCGTCCACGTATTCAATTGTGTCCTTGATGCAGAGTTCTTCAGTCCTTTTTTTCATGACCTTTAATTTCTCTGTGTTCAAAGTCCCTCCCAATTTTTGACTTTCTATATCTAATTCGATAAGCATTATTTCGAGTCGAGCCCACCCTTTCTTGAAGATAAGATCACGATGTCATCAATCGTAATTGGAACAGATTTTCCTCATCTATTGTCTGCAACCCAATGTAACTTTTGTTATGGGTTTATCAATAAGTTGTGTtcgtttcaatatttatttttggagaTTGTGACACACGCACGTTTTACgtgatacaataaaataaaaactattatataataaatatgaaaccaCGCGCATGCGGTACGCCCTCCAGCACGATGGACTGAATACATGAAGACATTGAAGGGAATGGGTGGATGAGGAAACCTGAGCACCACTGAGTGTATTTTGCCCTACGTTTAAGCACTGGGCATAcccagtcaaaaaaaaaaattcaaaattaatttatttcatgtaggcctaatataagcacttttgaatcgtcaagtctgtctgtttgtattgactctaccaccggttcggaaggcagattctaccgagaagaagccggcaagagactcagcagttgctcttttccaaaatcaacaattatattttacattttaacattcatttttctatcttgtgagagctgaaagcggagccggatgcttccaagcaaccttgtcattaagaaattcatcaattgtcaAACAAGTCTGTATTGATAATggttaatgaatgaatgattatttatttattataaaatgtatgctTCTTTATTACCAGGAGCATTCATGACAATGTGTTCCCATTCAAATGTGAAGAGTGTCCATACATGGGGCGGACTATGGACCTACTGAAAATGCACAAGAGGTCACATTTAGCTGACAAACCATTCAAATGTTCCCAGTGTCCAAAATCTGCCAGCAGCTCCAGTAACCTTGCCAAACATGTGAGGCATGTGCACAATAGATCTAGGGACTTTAAGGTATGAATGTGACGAAATTTTTATAACGACCTCCCCaactatggaaataaataaagtcgGCGTTTTCTCTGGGTTTGTCTCATATTTGGGCATTAGCCTAGGCTAGTTATCAACAAatacaattcaatcaatttcatGCAGCAGCAagatatattaagatatacttACACATTGAAAATATAGCTGTGTATATTTTTGGCTTTATGTGTgttgtccataaaaatatatattggtcaaaatatatttttttgcagtgTTCTTATTGTGATAAAGCATTCGGATTTCGATATGACGTGAAGAAACACATACGGGATATACATTTGCGACAAGGCACTGTTGAATGCGacatatgttttaaaaagttcaacACAAAGTAAGTTACCCATCATAATTTGACCCTCCTGTACCTTTGATAAGAACATAGCCAAATTTAAACGATGGTTCTAAAACTAGTTTTCAATATttaggtaattttttaaaatgagAAGAAGTACGTTCCAAGAATCCGGCAGGGTGATTGCATATCTCAAGACAGGTCATCATTCTAGCGGTCTGTGccacagaacaatattactccaTCTGTGCTtttaaacgtcacttttgtatttttattgtgtgcaaaagtataaataatattttaatacagtcAAATAAtctattgtaaattgtaaagtcagcatctcctgaggatgctccagagTCGGAGTGAAATGTCCGTGGAGAGGACATTGgggaaaatctgtttggtgggaaactataaagatttaagaagttataaataacgtcgtacagattctcctgcttttcgcggagaatagcaaattaagctcattgtttatttatgtattgacTATCTATGAAATCAAGGATatagaatactttaattttttaacaggaAAATATTACAAGGTCATCGGGTGAAGATTCACAAAATCAAAGGAGACAGACACGGCCGCTTACCTTCCTACTTGCAGTGTCAGCGTGAGCAATAGAAAAATGTGAACAGCATCAAACAAGTACTAATAGTAACTGCGAACCCATATAATCGGGTTATAAGACTTGCTAATGCTaagacatttaaatttattaaaaaaaaaaacaaatgggcACCTTAGTACTTAGTGTAAGTTTCGAGAGTATAGCGCCACCAACGTAGTGACTGATAAGGGACTAATCATATATTTCTGTTACCTACATGATTTCCACCTCATTTCTCTCATTTGCGACAAGTATGGAAGGAAGAAAGATAATCAAAAGCAAAAGCGATTCTTGATTATAAATCCTTCACCTTCGTCTTTGAGtacaacaaatataatttaagctaAAATTAGAACATTTCTCGAGGATGTAAGATAAAGattttcgttttgaaaatatttttaatcaaagtaaaaaatcgctttttttttttaaattgaatgttttgCGATCTCAACATTGTCACAAACAAGGGATTGGTATGGTAATTTCTCCAATTCAATAGAATTTGTATTATTGAAACCACGACAGCgaactttgttatacaactttCACTCGCAATTAAGTTGCAAGAGTCTCATTCTATTTCGCTCTTACCGTTTATCAAATCGTAACCATCAGTTTTATATCCGTGCAGATGTACCGCATGTAGTATTTTGTACGCAGATATATTTTACCAGTACtaaagcacattttttttttcaatagctaataaataaactgcatTGAAACAAGAATCTGCATTAGGACTGAGGTTGTTACGCAGCTAAAATGCATGCATGTCAACGCGCATTCTATAGAACTGCACACCGACTGCAAGCGGACTGCGCAGTCGGTGTGCAGTGTGCAGTTTCGATGCAGTTATGCCAACCGCAAAAAAACTGCAATcggttataattatatttatatatatagtaattaaattaatgtgtgTAGGCACTTAAATTACCTACTCCATTTTGCGTTACCGAATATTGccgatgtaaataataaaagtgatgTACAAAACATTAGTAGGTATTAAACGATTAACACATAATAGCATttcaatgtacctacctaatttttGACTACTATTGCCTTAAAGAGACAAGGTAAGCTTTTTCTGAGGAAAACTATAGGTGTAAATATGAAACCATTTCATTAGAAAAGAGAATACACTTATTTTTCTCTCATATCGGAATAAGGCTAATATTAGACGATTTGAAGTAACTTCTTAACaagttgttatttaaaatgtccctcaggttatttttatattgtatgaaagtaaagcatttatttataaaaatataaattaatttagttatctcggtacttaaaataaattattatactcactttgttttatatttatataatttattacaaaaatgtgtacttaactcaataatatttttatcaaaagctATAAAGTTGTAAGATTTATCATAAGCGACTGAAATTATAAGAGCAATAACACCGAGATCATTGTCAGTTTCTAATAAAATTGAAGTCGCAACCTCCATAAGTAGTCTGATTATTCTGGCATTAACGTCTCGGACATCGTGGaataaagtaaacttaaaagtttagaaataaaataaaagttacaatGAGAATAATTCTTTTGCTATTTCTATTTACGCAAAAATGTTTTGCATTCGATCTACCTCGTAGTGCATGCAAAACAGACTTGACCATTGATAAAGACCACTACAATGTAACTAAGACCTACGACACTGGCGATGCAGAGCCAACGGACGCACATTACGATGGCaaaggaaatttattttttgtcgtaTTCGGACGCAATTTTAACGGCTACTATTATGACGTCAAGTTAATTAAACCCAATTCGACTGCAGCTCAAAATGTACCTGGTAAGTTTTTATATCTAAATTCTTTCTGATTTCGAAAGAACTATCTCTTACCTATCATCGAAAACATGTATTATGTCTGTATGccaagtgtgtttgtttgtttgtcataaGTTGCGGATTACTTAAAAATACCGTAATTTTCAGCAAGACGCTATTTGAATTTTCAGTTTACTTAGGTACTTGCTGTGAAATACTTTGCGTGCGGAAGAGGTTGAAATCAAAACAATGCTGCACTACTAAAGATTATCAATCTGGCGTAGTTACAGCTTTCGTGACGAAAATTGACGTAGTTGCAGAAATACTTTCTATGCCCTATCTACAAAATAGTTTTTACATACTGAAATTTTTAtcatagtattttaattttataaaggttTACCTGAACGTGAGAGCTACTCAGTTGCAGTGGACAAAAAAGAGTCAAGAGTGTATTTCGGTACGAGTAAGGGTATCTACGCTTACAACTACGAGACTCAAGTCGCAACTTTAATTACCAAACCAGATATAAACTTGAACTCATTGCTTGTAGACAAAGATGGTAATAAGTATATCACTGGCAGGCGAGAAGGGTTCGAACAATTGTATCTGTTGGCAGGTAACgaaaaaattcattttaaaggCTTCGACGCCCTTGATGAAGTAGCTGTTGATGacaaaaacaacttttattATATCAGAGAAGAAAAGTTCTTCGTTTTGAGGAATAATTTATCTCATGCTGTTTTTATCGGTAACGTTTCGTATGAAGGATTAGGTCAGATAACGTTCCATGAGGAAAACGTTTTTGTTGCAAGCAAAAGTTTATCTTACATTCACGAAAACGACACAGGGCCAATGAAGCGAGTTAAAGGTACACCGGGCAATGTTACAGCCATAGCTTTCGATCGCTCTGGTAACTTTGTATTAGGCACTAAgggaaaaatattgaaatacgaGACAAATGACAATGAATgctttcaaaaacaaaattaatgttttaaattttagtatgGCTAGAATGCatcaatgaaattattatttctactcATTATCTTGTCCTATAAAAAAGATGAGAAAATGTtagacataataattatatcccaTTGGGCGCATTTAGACGTACCTACTGGAATTTGAGTATGATTTATTCTCATACAAAATAGTAAGCACCTTTGAAGTTTAAGTTTTCTTTTGCTTAGTTGTGTTGGAAATGAAAATACATTCTCTAAGGATATGctccttttattaataaaaataaataacctatcTCGTAACAACTCAAGTAATTGTAAAAACAAACTAACGATACATTTAAAAGTCAAAACAAattttgaaagtaattattgCTAAAATACATTCCTTTTATTTTAGTTCGAAAACTCATTTATACATAGCACTGCCCCTTGAACAATCAATGAGTCGATCACACACTAGCGTCTAGCGCAAAAGTTGCACTCAACGCAATTTTTTAGTAggcaagtaggtacataaaaatgcGTATAATAGCAGCGTGAGTgggcttttattttttaatttgactcaACGTCTCTGGGTTCTGACCCTTTCAAACCTTGAAGTCGCTTGGCACCTTGCGAGTTTTAAGTGGTcacataaatttatttgtgtGGTCGACTCATGCTGCAATTATCATTATTCTTAGCAACAGTATGTGTTAAATACTTTGTTTATATAGATACATGTATATTTACTAGCAAAAAATGaaattacatataataagaagTCAATGTGTTAAATACCTACATTCTTAAAATACAAAGTCTGAAGCATTTTGTctgttctatttatttatagaataaatacttaaaaaaactttattattttatatttgttttttatttccgactttaaattattattgttactttcATATTACAATCGTTAGGGCCAAAGGGTAATCGTAAGTGACAGTATCTAAAGCAATTCTATGTCACGTCTGATGTTAGTTTTCTCGATGTtggtttttttccaaataatttacttaagaggACTGCTAGTGTAGCTTAAAAAGGTAGCTGTCTATCCCGCTAcgtaggggtatgacagttatattaaataattaaacccatacccctcatctgtttctacaaaaaaacattatttttagattCTCAATTTAGCATAGTTCTGAGATTGTTCTGACAAAATTGGCACCATTGTACAAATGGGTTTAATTAGCCACAGATTTAAAACACAACCATGCATGGAGGCCATAAATTCTACTGGAACACAAGAAAGACCTTTATAAGTATCCAAAGAATAAAATTTGCTTTAAGATCATTGACAAAAGCATTTTTCTTAATTACAAAGATAATGGAGGAAAAGGCTTTCAGTTTAGTTAAActagaaaatctttatttactgTAAATACCTgattagaaaaatgtttgtgttttagCCCCTTTACTGAGGAAGGTTCAAGGGACCACCAAGCTTTTAACACATAGTTAATGTGGGTATAACTGCAAGACAAATCTAGTATtctactattaatttaattgaattactGCTCAATATAATCCTCAAGTGGATATATTTTGGTATTCTagtgcttaaaataaaaagttaataccTAACCTAATTTCACAATGGCTGTATTGGGCTAACTCACTTTACTTCTAACAGGGAGCTTAGTGTCAGATTTTCCACCAACATTTACTTATTCAATGGCATGTTAACTACcatttaatacatattatggAAACCAAAGAGCACCATCTAGTTACAATTTTGGTGAACAGTATTGTCACTACATAGTGCTActacaat
This portion of the Pararge aegeria chromosome 14, ilParAegt1.1, whole genome shotgun sequence genome encodes:
- the LOC120629585 gene encoding zinc finger protein 681-like, which codes for MSSILLLKSMLFASVLQKTKKQKKKIKAKKSAAVKSICPEMCRVCNLEVGIVPIFKNCLQPNIANEIENFGGVRISKKDKLSKQLCQKCLDLLNGCITFREMCQRNNNEVIELSIKKETEINNYLEDTLALPESDDSFNIPSPEVSEDNNLEIWGCTACSKNFPDLDSYNAHFPECIENKQSSNKSKTPKEKTRNEFLCDICGKVTRSNANLIVHMSIHDNVFPFKCEECPYMGRTMDLLKMHKRSHLADKPFKCSQCPKSASSSSNLAKHVRHVHNRSRDFKCSYCDKAFGFRYDVKKHIRDIHLRQGTVECDICFKKFNTKKILQGHRVKIHKIKGDRHGRLPSYLQCQREQ
- the LOC120629232 gene encoding uncharacterized protein LOC120629232, whose product is MRIILLLFLFTQKCFAFDLPRSACKTDLTIDKDHYNVTKTYDTGDAEPTDAHYDGKGNLFFVVFGRNFNGYYYDVKLIKPNSTAAQNVPGLPERESYSVAVDKKESRVYFGTSKGIYAYNYETQVATLITKPDINLNSLLVDKDGNKYITGRREGFEQLYLLAGNEKIHFKGFDALDEVAVDDKNNFYYIREEKFFVLRNNLSHAVFIGNVSYEGLGQITFHEENVFVASKSLSYIHENDTGPMKRVKGTPGNVTAIAFDRSGNFVLGTKGKILKYETNDNECFQKQN